The genomic DNA TACGTGTGTAGCCCTAGGCGTAAGGGCCATGATGACTTGACGTCGTCCCCACCTTCCTCCCGGTTGACCCGGGCAGTCTCACTAGAGTGCCCACCATTATGTGATGGCAACTAGCAATAGGGGTTGCGCTCGTTGCGGGACTTAACCCAACACCTCACGGCACGAGCTGACGACAGCCATGCAGCACCTGTCACTGCATTCCCCGAAGGGCACTCTCTCGTTTCGGAGAGATTCGCAGGATGTCAAGCCTAGGTAAGGTTCTTCGCGTTGCATCGAATTAAACCACATACTCCACCGCTTGTGCGGGCCCCCGTCAATTCCTTTGAGTTTCAGCCTTGCGACCGTACTCCCCAGGCGGGATATTTAACGCGTTAACTGCGGCACCGAAGGGTTACCCCCGACACCTAATATCCATCGTTTACGGCGTGGACTACCAGGGTATCTAATCCTGTTTGCTCCCCACGCTTTCGTACCTCAGCGTCAGTACTCGTCCAGTTGGCCGCCTTCGCCACCGGTGTTCCTCCAGATATCTACGGATTTCACTCCTACACCTGGAATTCCGCCAACCTCTCCGAGACTCAAGCACAGCAGTTTCAAACGCAATTCCTCGGTTGAGCCGAGGGCTTTCACGTCTGACTTGCTGCGCCGCCTACGCACGCTTTACGCCCAGTGATTCCGATTAACGCTCGCACCCTCCGTATTACCGCGGCTGCTGGCACGGAGTTAGCCGGTGCTTCCTCTGGAGGTACCGTCAGTGAATAGGCCTATTCGACCTAAACAGTTTCTTCCCTCCTGACAGTAGTTTACGACCCGAAGGCCTTCTTCCTACACGCGGCGTCGCTGCGTCAGGGTTTCCCCCATTGCGCAATATTCCCCACTGCTGCCTCCCGTAGGAGTCTGGGCCGTGTTTCAGTCCCAGTGTGGCTGATCATCCTCTCAGACCAGCTACTCATCGTCGACTTGGTAGGCCGTTACCCCACCAACAATCTAATGAGACGCGGACTCATCCCAAAGCGATAGCTTGCAAGCAGAGGCCATCTTTACCACATAAAGTTAAATATGCAGGATATACGGTATTAGCAGTCGTTTCCAACTGTTATCCCGATCTTCGGGGCAGATTATCCACGCGTTACTCACCCGTGCGCCGCTCTACTCATTCTCCGAAGAGAACTTTCTCGCTCGACTTGCATGTGTTAAGCACGCCGCCAGCGTTCAATCTGAGCCAGGATCAAACTCTCCAGTTGATAAACTTGGAGAATGTGATCACTTGTCATTCACTCGTATTAAACGGGCTGTGATTTGTGATCTTTTTTTGCTCAACTCGCTATTTAATTGTCAAAGACCATTTCGTCTTTATTCTCAAAGAACGTTCCCGCCGTCAGGCAGGAAAGGCAAGCTAATTGTTTCGCTCGGCCTCGTCAACACCTTTTTGCATTTTTTTTCAATGCGTTTCGATGTCGCCCTGCCCGGAGGCAGGAGAGGCAAACTATGCGTTTCGCTCGACCTCGTCAACACCTTTTTACAACTTTTTCAGCTGCGCTTTTCGGCGTCGCCCTGCTCGGAAGCAGGAGAGGCAAGCTATGTCTTTAGCTGCGCTTCGTCAACACCTTTCTGCAACTTTTTCGTTGCCATCTAACAGTGCTAACCGTCCAATATATTTGAGAAAGAACAAGCCGCCCAGACACCCTGTCGGGCTTTCCCGTGCGGCGAAGAGGAGTTCTATGGCAACTCCCCCTCCCCGTCAAGCGCTTTTTTGAAAAAAGTAAAAGCTTTTTTGTAAGCTGTTGAATTTACACTAGTTTTAAACACCCCTAGTTCTCCGACACTCACTCTAGCCTCGCCATATCATATATATAGTGATATTATTCCTCCCGAATCAAAGCCACTCACTGACAACAACCTGGAGATCGCATGAACAATCTCATACGTATAGCCCTTCCCCTTTGCCTCTTTCTTCTGCTCTCTTTCAGCATCACTCCTTCAGCGAATGCTCTTCAGGACACCCTGCCTCCTGCCGGTTGGGAAAAGGCAGGCCCGCAGGCTCACGCCGAAGCCGTCTTCAACGCAATGGTTCAAGGGGACACCAAAAACGCCTTCAAGACCCTGTTCTCAACAGGCAGATACTCCAAGGACAAGCTGGAGAAACTGCAATTCGAATTCTTCCGCGTCGTCAAGAAGCAAGGGAAGCCATACGCTTACGAAAAGATTCTGGAACACCGGGCAGGGACGGCCATCATCCACCTGCGTTATGTACTGCTTTTCCGCAGCATGCCCATGATGTTCGACCTGTATTACTATAGTGTGGAAAAGGGATGGCTGCTGAAGACTTACACCATCAGCACGGACATCAAGAAAGTGTTCGAACGCTGACCGATCAATAAACCTTGGGCAGCACCCAGCTCAACCAGCCGGTAAGGATCACGGCCCCGGCCACATTCAGGACAAAGCCGAGCAGCAGCATGGCGCGCAGAGACGCCCCACGCATCTCGCCGAACGCCAAGGCATTGGTGGGAGTGGCAACAGGGGTCATGAAGGCGCACGTCGAAGAAACGCCGACGGCCATCATCAGGTAAAGCGGGTTCATGTCATGCCCAAGGGCCGCGTAGTAGGCAATCGTAAAAAAGGCAGCCACTACCGCCGTGTTCGACAACACCTCAGTCAGGAAAATCACAGACAGCACGGTCAGGAAAAACAGCAGCAACGACGGCATGTCGCCCCGTAAGATTTCTCCTGCCAGCACGACCAGCTTTTCATCCCACTGAAGCCAGTGAACCACGCCGAAAAGCACGGCCAAAACCAGAATGAACGCCAGCCCTCGCCGGGGAACGCCCTTGAGCAAATATGCCGGACGCAACAGCGGCCCGCTCCCGAAAGCGGACGCCGGAGCCACTCGAACGAATGTCAGATACAGAAACACAGCCATGAACCCCAGACTGACCGCCGGTGAAATCTCGGCAACCCCCTCGACAGCCTGACGCAGTACGGCCTCTGCCACCCAGAAGCCCATATAGAACCAGAACAACCGTCCGCCATATCGCTGCCGCTCATTGACTTCACACACTCCATCGAGGCAATCCGCACGAACAGTCACTTTCCGTGCTGCGGCGGGAACACCAAGTCCGGCGGCCACGCCCCATGCGGCCAGAGTAAGCATACAGATCAATGGGACAGACCACAAAAACCAGTTGAAGAAGGTAATCTGGTCACGGCCCGGAACATCGAACAGATCAAGCGCACCGAACAACACGGCATTGGCGGGTGATCCGATCATGGAACCCATGCCGCCGATAGCCGCGCCGTAAATGGCGGAACACATGAGCACCGTCGTCATGCCGTTGATCCCCTGTCGGGAAAAATCCTGATCCAGCCGCTTGAGCATGGGCAGGAGGGTCAGCACCGTAATCGTATTGGGAATAAAGGATGAAAGAGCCGCCGCCGCACCGATGATGTACAGAACAAGAGCGGTCACGCTCCCCCGGCTTTTCCGCAATGTCCACATGACAAAGGCATCCGTCAGCCGGGTCGCGGCCATCAACTGATACACAAGATACCCGCCCGTAAAAAGCAGGATGAGCGGCAGCCTATGCCAAAGATAATTAGAGATGTCGCCTAAGGATTCCACCTGACGAATGGACCTTTTTCAAGGATTTTTGTCAACTGCCCGGGTACGGCAGTTCAATGCAGACAATGAACCGCTGGCCTTCACTGTTGTAGAGAGGTCGACTGATGATGCAGGTCTCGACGTCGGCATAATGAGACAGGAACGGACGGGTCACGAACTTCTCATACCCCATATCCAGATACAGGACGTAATCCTGCATGGAATGATCCACGCCCTTGGCGGTTCCGATTACCTTGGAACTGGCTGTGCCTCTCTGGGTACGAACATGATAACGAGCCGTCACCTGAACACCCGCACTGTTCAGCACGAACATGGAAACGACGTCCTGAACGTTGTGCACCAAGGTCTTGCATGCTTCCTCGAAACGTCCTTCCGGCAAACTGGCGAATTTTGAACAAATGGATGCCACATTCTGGAAAGTGGTGCTGAAACGGTTCTTTCGGTTTTGAACCAGCGCCCGCTTCTCTTGCTTGTACTTTTCATAAGAGCCTACGATCTTGTCGAAAAACATTTTCGCAGGGTCCTTGGTCTTGGCCCCTTCATCCTTGGTATAATAGTATCCCTGCTGCAAATGCACCCCGGCGGTCAGCAGGCGAATGGACTCTTCTTCGGTTTCCACCCCCTGTGCGATAACCACGGCACCGGCCCGGTCCGCAATATCGATCAGGGCTTCAAGGAGCTTGGGCGAGTATTCCTTTTGCTGTCCATCAGAGAAAAACGAGGAATCGATCTTGACGAAATCCGGCTTGAGACGTGGCAGCGTCAGGCTGAACGGATCTCCTACGGAACAGTTTTCCAGACTCAGTTTAAATCCGAAGTCCATATACATCTGGGCAAACGCCTCGAAAGCTTCCCCTTCTGCCTGCTTGAGATTGCACTCGATAACAACGCTGCTGAAATCGATATCAAAACCAGCCACCTGATTCTTCAGCACTTCGGCCCCGACCTCCACATAAGGCAGGATTTCCGAATTAACATTAAGAAACAGCAGCATATCCTCGTGGTTACTGAAAATCGGCTTGAACTGCCGCAATGCCTTTTCGCGGCACAGGCGATCCACTTCGACCTTGGTGTTCGGCGTCAGAGCATCGTGAAACAACAACTGCGGATCAATGATGCAGACATCTCCGCCTCCCCCACGGGAAAAGGCTTCGAAACCAACAATGGATTTCGTTGAAATGGAAACGACTGGCTGGAAAAAAGTACTGACATTTCTGGACTGAAGTATATCCAGAACGGCCTTTTCATCCACTTGTATTGTATCACAGGACATAATTCCCTCTTTCATGACCAGCATTAAACAGGCCATCGCCACCATGTATGCCGACAACTCACCTGGGTCAATGGGGGAATCTCCCTATTCCACCACGAAAACCAACCAATACTCAATAATACCGGATAATTACATGCAAATATCAAGGAAGCCCACTGCACGCCTTCCATTGACTGCCTTTATCCAGTATAGATTGAGGTCCTGTTTTTCACCGCATTTCAAAGAGGAGCCCCGTGGCCGAATTCGTTCATCTTCACGTCCACACCGAGTACAGTCTGCTCGACGGTGCCATTCGCATCAAGGACCTGCTTTCACGCACCAAGGATCTCGGCATGCCCGCCGTGGCCATCACCGATCACGGCTCCATGTA from uncultured Pseudodesulfovibrio sp. includes the following:
- a CDS encoding EAL domain-containing protein gives rise to the protein MSCDTIQVDEKAVLDILQSRNVSTFFQPVVSISTKSIVGFEAFSRGGGGDVCIIDPQLLFHDALTPNTKVEVDRLCREKALRQFKPIFSNHEDMLLFLNVNSEILPYVEVGAEVLKNQVAGFDIDFSSVVIECNLKQAEGEAFEAFAQMYMDFGFKLSLENCSVGDPFSLTLPRLKPDFVKIDSSFFSDGQQKEYSPKLLEALIDIADRAGAVVIAQGVETEEESIRLLTAGVHLQQGYYYTKDEGAKTKDPAKMFFDKIVGSYEKYKQEKRALVQNRKNRFSTTFQNVASICSKFASLPEGRFEEACKTLVHNVQDVVSMFVLNSAGVQVTARYHVRTQRGTASSKVIGTAKGVDHSMQDYVLYLDMGYEKFVTRPFLSHYADVETCIISRPLYNSEGQRFIVCIELPYPGS
- a CDS encoding SLC13 family permease, translated to MESLGDISNYLWHRLPLILLFTGGYLVYQLMAATRLTDAFVMWTLRKSRGSVTALVLYIIGAAAALSSFIPNTITVLTLLPMLKRLDQDFSRQGINGMTTVLMCSAIYGAAIGGMGSMIGSPANAVLFGALDLFDVPGRDQITFFNWFLWSVPLICMLTLAAWGVAAGLGVPAAARKVTVRADCLDGVCEVNERQRYGGRLFWFYMGFWVAEAVLRQAVEGVAEISPAVSLGFMAVFLYLTFVRVAPASAFGSGPLLRPAYLLKGVPRRGLAFILVLAVLFGVVHWLQWDEKLVVLAGEILRGDMPSLLLFFLTVLSVIFLTEVLSNTAVVAAFFTIAYYAALGHDMNPLYLMMAVGVSSTCAFMTPVATPTNALAFGEMRGASLRAMLLLGFVLNVAGAVILTGWLSWVLPKVY